The following proteins are co-located in the Noviherbaspirillum sp. UKPF54 genome:
- a CDS encoding NAD(P)/FAD-dependent oxidoreductase: MLRLTDVQLPLDHPDSDLPAAILARLNIDAGELTGYTVFRRGYDARRRSAIMLVYTLDVEVKNEAAVLARMQGVPHVGITPDMEYKFVAQAPARVEQRPVIIGFGPCGIFAALILAQMGFRPIILERGKVVRERTKDTWGLWRKRDLNPESNVQFGEGGAGTFSDGKLHSGIKDPKHYSRKVLAEFVKHYAPEEILYVSKPHIGTFRLVKMVEAMRETIESLGGEFRFQAKVTDLDIDNGQEGKQIRGVVLENGEHIATDNVVLAVGHSARDTFQMLYERGVYVEAKPFSIGFRIEHPQSLIDRARFGKFAGHPLLGAADYKLVHHCKNGRAVYSFCMCPGGTVVAATSEPQRVVTNGMSQYSRNERNANSGFVVGITPDDYPGHPLAGIDFQRELESRAYVMGGSNYDAPGQLVGDFLAGRPSKEFGSVLPSYKPGVHLTDLAPALPDYAIEAMREALPVFDRQIRGYAMSDAVLTGVETRTSSPVRIKRLDNFQSLNVKGLFPAGEGAGYAGGILSAAVDGIKVAEAVALSMVGSTDIHGGTAGGAQIY, translated from the coding sequence ATGCTGCGATTGACTGACGTACAACTCCCGCTCGACCACCCCGATTCCGACCTGCCCGCCGCCATCCTCGCGCGCCTGAACATCGACGCCGGCGAGCTGACAGGCTATACCGTTTTCCGGCGCGGCTACGATGCGCGCAGGCGCAGTGCGATCATGCTGGTCTACACGCTCGACGTCGAGGTGAAAAACGAAGCGGCCGTGCTGGCGCGGATGCAAGGCGTGCCGCATGTGGGCATCACGCCCGACATGGAATACAAGTTCGTCGCGCAGGCGCCGGCCCGCGTCGAACAGCGACCGGTGATCATCGGCTTCGGCCCGTGCGGCATTTTCGCCGCGCTGATCCTGGCGCAGATGGGCTTCAGGCCGATCATCCTCGAACGCGGCAAGGTGGTGCGCGAGCGCACCAAGGATACTTGGGGCCTGTGGCGCAAGCGCGACCTCAATCCGGAATCGAACGTGCAGTTCGGCGAAGGCGGGGCCGGCACTTTTTCCGACGGCAAGCTGCACAGCGGGATCAAGGACCCGAAGCATTACAGCCGCAAGGTGCTCGCCGAATTCGTGAAGCACTACGCGCCGGAAGAAATCCTGTACGTGAGCAAGCCGCACATCGGCACCTTCCGCCTGGTGAAGATGGTGGAAGCCATGCGCGAGACGATCGAATCGCTCGGCGGCGAATTCCGCTTCCAGGCCAAGGTCACCGATCTCGACATCGACAACGGCCAAGAAGGGAAGCAAATTCGCGGCGTGGTGCTGGAAAACGGCGAACATATCGCCACGGACAACGTCGTGCTGGCCGTCGGCCACAGCGCGCGCGACACCTTCCAGATGCTGTACGAGCGTGGCGTGTACGTGGAAGCCAAGCCGTTCTCGATCGGTTTCCGCATCGAGCATCCGCAATCGCTGATCGACCGCGCGCGCTTCGGCAAGTTCGCCGGCCATCCTCTATTGGGCGCGGCCGACTACAAGCTGGTGCATCACTGCAAGAATGGCCGCGCGGTCTACAGTTTCTGCATGTGCCCGGGCGGCACCGTGGTGGCGGCCACATCGGAGCCGCAGCGCGTGGTCACCAACGGCATGAGCCAGTATTCGCGCAACGAGCGCAACGCCAACAGCGGTTTCGTGGTCGGCATCACGCCCGACGATTACCCAGGCCACCCGCTGGCGGGTATCGATTTCCAGCGTGAGCTGGAGTCGCGCGCCTACGTGATGGGCGGGAGTAATTACGACGCGCCGGGGCAGCTGGTGGGCGATTTCCTCGCCGGACGGCCGTCGAAGGAATTCGGCTCGGTGCTCCCGTCCTACAAGCCGGGCGTGCATCTCACCGATCTGGCGCCAGCGTTGCCCGACTATGCGATCGAGGCCATGCGTGAAGCGCTGCCCGTGTTTGACCGGCAGATTCGCGGCTATGCGATGAGCGATGCGGTGCTGACCGGCGTCGAAACCCGCACTTCGTCGCCAGTACGCATCAAGCGGCTGGACAACTTCCAGAGCCTCAATGTCAAAGGGCTATTCCCTGCGGGCGAAGGCGCGGGCTATGCAGGCGGCATTCTTTCCGCGGCCGTGGACGGCATCAAGGTGGCCGAAGCGGTGGCCTTGAGCATGGTCGGCAGCACCGACATCCACGGCGGCACGGCGGGCGGCGCTCAGATCTACTGA
- a CDS encoding PA2169 family four-helix-bundle protein, with protein sequence MDNDEVISTLNDLIETCKDGEEGFLTCARDVGDTALKSFFSNRAQTCAASALELQDLVRAYGGEPEHGSSLGGALHRRWVDVKSVIAGNDVKAVLKECERGEDVAVSRYRNALEKGLPAAVRAVVERQYQGVLKNHDQVRSLRDQYRSA encoded by the coding sequence ATGGATAACGATGAAGTGATCTCCACCCTGAACGACCTGATCGAAACCTGCAAGGATGGCGAGGAAGGCTTTCTGACTTGCGCCCGGGACGTGGGCGATACCGCGCTCAAGTCCTTCTTTTCCAACCGGGCGCAAACCTGCGCGGCTTCCGCGCTGGAATTGCAGGACCTGGTGCGCGCCTATGGCGGCGAACCGGAACACGGCAGCAGCCTGGGCGGTGCGCTGCACCGGCGCTGGGTCGACGTCAAGTCCGTCATCGCCGGCAACGACGTCAAGGCCGTGCTGAAGGAGTGCGAGCGCGGCGAGGATGTGGCGGTGTCGCGCTATCGCAATGCGCTGGAAAAGGGCTTGCCGGCGGCGGTGCGCGCCGTGGTGGAGCGGCAGTACCAGGGCGTGCTGAAAAACCATGACCAGGTGAGAAGCCTGCGCGACCAGTACCGCAGCGCGTAG
- a CDS encoding DUF4142 domain-containing protein: MAQHKHLTQVIGVAMLAIMFGAGSVYAQSAKDASGQTPANKEGRMSPTGQNETSSTQPMTSGASDSASGKTGSSADKLGKSDMAMMNQLAIANMAEIEAGKIALNKSKDEQVRSFAQKMVDDHTAAQSQLKDLAQAKGATLPDNLDAKHKAEIKKLSALSGDKFDKAYLTKGGVADHRQAHALLGRIEKQAKDSDLKTLASNMMPKINEHSDMAKQAMSHNPAATTGASGTKGTSASGASKSWSGKKSGESQTGSESGK; encoded by the coding sequence ATGGCACAGCATAAACATCTGACTCAAGTGATCGGCGTCGCCATGCTGGCGATCATGTTCGGCGCAGGCTCCGTGTACGCACAGTCCGCCAAGGACGCCAGCGGTCAGACGCCGGCCAACAAGGAAGGCCGCATGAGCCCGACCGGGCAAAATGAAACCAGCAGCACCCAGCCGATGACCAGCGGCGCGTCCGATTCCGCTTCCGGCAAGACCGGCAGCAGCGCCGACAAGCTGGGCAAGTCCGACATGGCAATGATGAACCAGCTCGCGATCGCCAACATGGCCGAAATCGAGGCGGGCAAGATCGCGCTCAACAAGAGCAAGGATGAGCAGGTGCGCAGCTTCGCGCAGAAGATGGTCGACGACCACACCGCGGCGCAGTCGCAGCTGAAAGACCTGGCGCAGGCCAAGGGCGCGACGCTGCCGGATAACCTGGATGCCAAGCACAAGGCGGAAATCAAGAAGCTGAGCGCGCTGTCCGGCGACAAGTTCGACAAGGCCTACCTCACGAAAGGCGGCGTGGCCGACCATCGCCAGGCGCATGCGCTGCTGGGCCGCATTGAAAAGCAGGCCAAGGATTCCGACCTGAAGACGCTCGCATCGAACATGATGCCGAAGATTAACGAGCACTCGGACATGGCCAAGCAGGCGATGAGCCACAATCCCGCCGCGACCACCGGCGCCTCCGGCACCAAGGGAACGTCGGCTTCCGGAGCGTCGAAATCCTGGTCAGGCAAGAAGAGCGGCGAATCGCAGACCGGCTCCGAGAGCGGCAAATAA